A single Xenopus laevis strain J_2021 chromosome 3S, Xenopus_laevis_v10.1, whole genome shotgun sequence DNA region contains:
- the cpsf6.S gene encoding cleavage and polyadenylation specificity factor subunit 6 isoform X5, with protein sequence MRKMADGVDHIDIYADVGEEFNQEAEYGAHDQIELYEDVLSPSANNGDAPEDRDYMDNLAASVGDDVVKGSVPNIVYTYTGKRIALYIGNLTWWTTDEDLTDAVHSLGVNDILEIKFFENRANGQSKGFALICVSSESSSKKLMDLLPKREMHGQKPIVTPCNKQFLSQFEMQSRKTTQAGQMSGEGKAGPPGINARLPFPPGGRGRGRFPTSGPGGDRFPGPAGPGGPPPPFSGMTPPRPPMCPPGPPGPPGPPPPGQPLPPPLPGPPNRGERPPPPVMFPGQPYGQPSIVTLPPGPPPPGYGPPPGPPPPQQGPPPPPGAFPPRPPGPPMALGPPPHLPGPPPGGPPPAPHVNPNFFPPPGNAGMTSSDSRGPPPSDPYGRPPPYERGDYGPPGRLSICSRDMDVVRTPLSEAEFEEIMNRNRAISSSAISRAVSDASAGDYGSAIETLVTAISLIKQSKVSADDRCKVLISSLQDCLHGIESKSYGSGSRRRERSRERDHSRSREKSRRHKSRSRDRHDDYYRERSRERERHRDRERDRDRERDREREYRHR encoded by the exons ATGCGGAAGATGGCGGACGGAGTGGATCATATCGATATCTACGCAGATGTGGGCGAGGAGTTTAACCAG GAGGCAGAATATGGTGCACATGATCAGATTGAACTTTATGAAGATGTTCTCTCACCATCTGCAAACAATGGAGATGCTCCAGAGGACAGAGACTACATGGATAATCTAGCAGCCTCTGTTGGAGATGATGTAGTGAAAGGATCCGTTCCTAATATTGTGTATACCTATACTGGAAAAAGAATAGCACTGTACATTGGAAATCTAACATGG TGGACAACTGATGAAGACTTGACAGATGCTGTGCATTCTTTGGGTGTTAatgatattttggaaataaaattttttgaaaatcgtgCCAATGGCCAGTCAAAGGG GTTCGCTCTAATATGTGTTAGTTCAGAATCCTCATCAAAAAAGCTTATGGATCTTTTGCCAAAAAGAGAGATGCATGGCCAGAAGCCAATAGTTACACCTTGCAACAAGCAATTCCTTAGTCAGTTTGAAATGCAGTCAAGGAAAA CTACACAGGCTGGCCAAATGTCTGGAGAAGGAAAAGCCGGTCCCCCTGGCATCAATGCTCGTTTACCATTTCCACCGGGTGGCAGAGGGAGGGGCCGCTTCCCAACTTCAGGTCCTGGTGGTGACAGGTTCCCTGGACCTGCTGGACCTGGAGGGCCTCCACCACCTTTTTCAG GAATGACCCCACCAAGACCTCCTATGTGCCCTCCAGGTCCACCAGGACCCCCTGGCCCGCCTCCACCTGGACAACCTCTTCCTCCTCCTTTGCCTGGACCTCCAAATCGTGGTGAACGCCCTCCTCCTCCTGTTATGTTTCCTGGACAACCTTATGGTCAACCGTCCATAGTCACACTCCCACCTGGTCCACCTCCTCCTGGTTATGGTCCTCCACCTGGTCCACCTCCACCACAACAAGGCCCACCCCCTCCTCCAGGTGCTTTCCCTCCACGTCCTCCAGGTCCTCCTATGGCACTTGGCCCTCCTCCTCACTTACCAGGACCACCTCCAGGTGGACCACCACCAGCTCCACATGTGAATCCAAACTTCTTTCCCCCACCCGGTAATGCTGGTATGACTTCTTCAGATAGTCGGGGACCTCCACCATCCGATCCATATGGTCGACCGCCTCCGTATGAAAGAGGAGACTATGGCCCACCAGGAAG ACTTTCTATATGTTCCAGGGATATGGACGTTGTCCGAACGCCTTTAAGTGAGGCAGAGTTTGAAGAAATAATGAACAGAAACAGAGCAATTTCAAGCAGTGCCATCTCAAGAGCAGTCTCTGATGCCAGTGCTG gtGACTATGGAAGTGCTATTGAAACTTTGGTCACTGCAATTTCTTTGATAAaacagtctaaagtttcagcagaTGATCGTTGCAAAGTTCTGATTAGTTCCTTGCAGGATTGCCTTCATGGAATTGAATCAAAGTCTTATGGTTCAGGATCCAG AAGACGTGAGCGTTCAAGGGAAAGGGACCACAGTAGGTCAAGAGAAAAGAGCAGGCGTCATAAATCCCGTAGTAGAGATCGTCATGATGACTACTATCGGGAAAGAAGTCGGGAGAGGGAGAGACACCGGGATAGAGAGCGGGATCGCGACagggagagggacagagagagagagtatcgTCATCGCTAA
- the cpsf6.S gene encoding cleavage and polyadenylation specificity factor subunit 6 isoform X9 — translation MRKMADGVDHIDIYADVGEEFNQEAEYGAHDQIELYEDVLSPSANNGDAPEDRDYMDNLAASVGDDVVKGSVPNIVYTYTGKRIALYIGNLTWWTTDEDLTDAVHSLGVNDILEIKFFENRANGQSKGFALICVSSESSSKKLMDLLPKREMHGQKPIVTPCNKQFLSQFEMQSRKTATQAGQMSGEGKAGPPGINARLPFPPGGRGRGRFPTSGPGGDRFPGPAGPGGPPPPFSGMTPPRPPMCPPGPPGPPGPPPPGQPLPPPLPGPPNRGERPPPPVMFPGQPYGQPSIVTLPPGPPPPGYGPPPGPPPPQQGPPPPPGAFPPRPPGPPMALGPPPHLPGPPPGGPPPAPHVNPNFFPPPGNAGMTSSDSRGPPPSDPYGRPPPYERGDYGPPGRDMDVVRTPLSEAEFEEIMNRNRAISSSAISRAVSDASAGDYGSAIETLVTAISLIKQSKVSADDRCKVLISSLQDCLHGIESKSYGSGSRRERSRERDHSRSREKSRRHKSRSRDRHDDYYRERSRERERHRDRERDRDRERDREREYRHR, via the exons ATGCGGAAGATGGCGGACGGAGTGGATCATATCGATATCTACGCAGATGTGGGCGAGGAGTTTAACCAG GAGGCAGAATATGGTGCACATGATCAGATTGAACTTTATGAAGATGTTCTCTCACCATCTGCAAACAATGGAGATGCTCCAGAGGACAGAGACTACATGGATAATCTAGCAGCCTCTGTTGGAGATGATGTAGTGAAAGGATCCGTTCCTAATATTGTGTATACCTATACTGGAAAAAGAATAGCACTGTACATTGGAAATCTAACATGG TGGACAACTGATGAAGACTTGACAGATGCTGTGCATTCTTTGGGTGTTAatgatattttggaaataaaattttttgaaaatcgtgCCAATGGCCAGTCAAAGGG GTTCGCTCTAATATGTGTTAGTTCAGAATCCTCATCAAAAAAGCTTATGGATCTTTTGCCAAAAAGAGAGATGCATGGCCAGAAGCCAATAGTTACACCTTGCAACAAGCAATTCCTTAGTCAGTTTGAAATGCAGTCAAGGAAAA CAGCTACACAGGCTGGCCAAATGTCTGGAGAAGGAAAAGCCGGTCCCCCTGGCATCAATGCTCGTTTACCATTTCCACCGGGTGGCAGAGGGAGGGGCCGCTTCCCAACTTCAGGTCCTGGTGGTGACAGGTTCCCTGGACCTGCTGGACCTGGAGGGCCTCCACCACCTTTTTCAG GAATGACCCCACCAAGACCTCCTATGTGCCCTCCAGGTCCACCAGGACCCCCTGGCCCGCCTCCACCTGGACAACCTCTTCCTCCTCCTTTGCCTGGACCTCCAAATCGTGGTGAACGCCCTCCTCCTCCTGTTATGTTTCCTGGACAACCTTATGGTCAACCGTCCATAGTCACACTCCCACCTGGTCCACCTCCTCCTGGTTATGGTCCTCCACCTGGTCCACCTCCACCACAACAAGGCCCACCCCCTCCTCCAGGTGCTTTCCCTCCACGTCCTCCAGGTCCTCCTATGGCACTTGGCCCTCCTCCTCACTTACCAGGACCACCTCCAGGTGGACCACCACCAGCTCCACATGTGAATCCAAACTTCTTTCCCCCACCCGGTAATGCTGGTATGACTTCTTCAGATAGTCGGGGACCTCCACCATCCGATCCATATGGTCGACCGCCTCCGTATGAAAGAGGAGACTATGGCCCACCAGGAAG GGATATGGACGTTGTCCGAACGCCTTTAAGTGAGGCAGAGTTTGAAGAAATAATGAACAGAAACAGAGCAATTTCAAGCAGTGCCATCTCAAGAGCAGTCTCTGATGCCAGTGCTG gtGACTATGGAAGTGCTATTGAAACTTTGGTCACTGCAATTTCTTTGATAAaacagtctaaagtttcagcagaTGATCGTTGCAAAGTTCTGATTAGTTCCTTGCAGGATTGCCTTCATGGAATTGAATCAAAGTCTTATGGTTCAGGATCCAG ACGTGAGCGTTCAAGGGAAAGGGACCACAGTAGGTCAAGAGAAAAGAGCAGGCGTCATAAATCCCGTAGTAGAGATCGTCATGATGACTACTATCGGGAAAGAAGTCGGGAGAGGGAGAGACACCGGGATAGAGAGCGGGATCGCGACagggagagggacagagagagagagtatcgTCATCGCTAA
- the cpsf6.S gene encoding cleavage and polyadenylation specificity factor subunit 6 isoform X10, with protein MRKMADGVDHIDIYADVGEEFNQEAEYGAHDQIELYEDVLSPSANNGDAPEDRDYMDNLAASVGDDVVKGSVPNIVYTYTGKRIALYIGNLTWWTTDEDLTDAVHSLGVNDILEIKFFENRANGQSKGFALICVSSESSSKKLMDLLPKREMHGQKPIVTPCNKQFLSQFEMQSRKTATQAGQMSGEGKAGPPGINARLPFPPGGRGRGRFPTSGPGGDRFPGPAGPGGPPPPFSAGMTPPRPPMCPPGPPGPPGPPPPGQPLPPPLPGPPNRGERPPPPVMFPGQPYGQPSIVTLPPGPPPPGYGPPPGPPPPQQGPPPPPGAFPPRPPGPPMALGPPPHLPGPPPGGPPPAPHVNPNFFPPPGNAGMTSSDSRGPPPSDPYGRPPPYERGDYGPPGRLSICSRDMDVVRTPLSEAEFEEIMNRNRAISSSAISRAVSDASAGDYGSAIETLVTAISLIKQSKVSADDRCKVLISSLQDCLHGIESKSYGSGSSVCLPKRA; from the exons ATGCGGAAGATGGCGGACGGAGTGGATCATATCGATATCTACGCAGATGTGGGCGAGGAGTTTAACCAG GAGGCAGAATATGGTGCACATGATCAGATTGAACTTTATGAAGATGTTCTCTCACCATCTGCAAACAATGGAGATGCTCCAGAGGACAGAGACTACATGGATAATCTAGCAGCCTCTGTTGGAGATGATGTAGTGAAAGGATCCGTTCCTAATATTGTGTATACCTATACTGGAAAAAGAATAGCACTGTACATTGGAAATCTAACATGG TGGACAACTGATGAAGACTTGACAGATGCTGTGCATTCTTTGGGTGTTAatgatattttggaaataaaattttttgaaaatcgtgCCAATGGCCAGTCAAAGGG GTTCGCTCTAATATGTGTTAGTTCAGAATCCTCATCAAAAAAGCTTATGGATCTTTTGCCAAAAAGAGAGATGCATGGCCAGAAGCCAATAGTTACACCTTGCAACAAGCAATTCCTTAGTCAGTTTGAAATGCAGTCAAGGAAAA CAGCTACACAGGCTGGCCAAATGTCTGGAGAAGGAAAAGCCGGTCCCCCTGGCATCAATGCTCGTTTACCATTTCCACCGGGTGGCAGAGGGAGGGGCCGCTTCCCAACTTCAGGTCCTGGTGGTGACAGGTTCCCTGGACCTGCTGGACCTGGAGGGCCTCCACCACCTTTTTCAG CAGGAATGACCCCACCAAGACCTCCTATGTGCCCTCCAGGTCCACCAGGACCCCCTGGCCCGCCTCCACCTGGACAACCTCTTCCTCCTCCTTTGCCTGGACCTCCAAATCGTGGTGAACGCCCTCCTCCTCCTGTTATGTTTCCTGGACAACCTTATGGTCAACCGTCCATAGTCACACTCCCACCTGGTCCACCTCCTCCTGGTTATGGTCCTCCACCTGGTCCACCTCCACCACAACAAGGCCCACCCCCTCCTCCAGGTGCTTTCCCTCCACGTCCTCCAGGTCCTCCTATGGCACTTGGCCCTCCTCCTCACTTACCAGGACCACCTCCAGGTGGACCACCACCAGCTCCACATGTGAATCCAAACTTCTTTCCCCCACCCGGTAATGCTGGTATGACTTCTTCAGATAGTCGGGGACCTCCACCATCCGATCCATATGGTCGACCGCCTCCGTATGAAAGAGGAGACTATGGCCCACCAGGAAG ACTTTCTATATGTTCCAGGGATATGGACGTTGTCCGAACGCCTTTAAGTGAGGCAGAGTTTGAAGAAATAATGAACAGAAACAGAGCAATTTCAAGCAGTGCCATCTCAAGAGCAGTCTCTGATGCCAGTGCTG gtGACTATGGAAGTGCTATTGAAACTTTGGTCACTGCAATTTCTTTGATAAaacagtctaaagtttcagcagaTGATCGTTGCAAAGTTCTGATTAGTTCCTTGCAGGATTGCCTTCATGGAATTGAATCAAAGTCTTATGGTTCAGGATCCAG TGTCTGTCTGCCTAAGAGAGCTTAG
- the cpsf6.S gene encoding cleavage and polyadenylation specificity factor subunit 6 isoform X1, translating to MRKMADGVDHIDIYADVGEEFNQEAEYGAHDQIELYEDVLSPSANNGDAPEDRDYMDNLAASVGDDVVKGSVPNIVYTYTGKRIALYIGNLTWWTTDEDLTDAVHSLGVNDILEIKFFENRANGQSKGFALICVSSESSSKKLMDLLPKREMHGQKPIVTPCNKQFLSQFEMQSRKTATQAGQMSGEGKAGPPGINARLPFPPGGRGRGRFPTSGPGGDRFPGPAGPGGPPPPFSAGMTPPRPPMCPPGPPGPPGPPPPGQPLPPPLPGPPNRGERPPPPVMFPGQPYGQPSIVTLPPGPPPPGYGPPPGPPPPQQGPPPPPGAFPPRPPGPPMALGPPPHLPGPPPGGPPPAPHVNPNFFPPPGNAGMTSSDSRGPPPSDPYGRPPPYERGDYGPPGRLSICSRDMDVVRTPLSEAEFEEIMNRNRAISSSAISRAVSDASAGDYGSAIETLVTAISLIKQSKVSADDRCKVLISSLQDCLHGIESKSYGSGSRRRERSRERDHSRSREKSRRHKSRSRDRHDDYYRERSRERERHRDRERDRDRERDREREYRHR from the exons ATGCGGAAGATGGCGGACGGAGTGGATCATATCGATATCTACGCAGATGTGGGCGAGGAGTTTAACCAG GAGGCAGAATATGGTGCACATGATCAGATTGAACTTTATGAAGATGTTCTCTCACCATCTGCAAACAATGGAGATGCTCCAGAGGACAGAGACTACATGGATAATCTAGCAGCCTCTGTTGGAGATGATGTAGTGAAAGGATCCGTTCCTAATATTGTGTATACCTATACTGGAAAAAGAATAGCACTGTACATTGGAAATCTAACATGG TGGACAACTGATGAAGACTTGACAGATGCTGTGCATTCTTTGGGTGTTAatgatattttggaaataaaattttttgaaaatcgtgCCAATGGCCAGTCAAAGGG GTTCGCTCTAATATGTGTTAGTTCAGAATCCTCATCAAAAAAGCTTATGGATCTTTTGCCAAAAAGAGAGATGCATGGCCAGAAGCCAATAGTTACACCTTGCAACAAGCAATTCCTTAGTCAGTTTGAAATGCAGTCAAGGAAAA CAGCTACACAGGCTGGCCAAATGTCTGGAGAAGGAAAAGCCGGTCCCCCTGGCATCAATGCTCGTTTACCATTTCCACCGGGTGGCAGAGGGAGGGGCCGCTTCCCAACTTCAGGTCCTGGTGGTGACAGGTTCCCTGGACCTGCTGGACCTGGAGGGCCTCCACCACCTTTTTCAG CAGGAATGACCCCACCAAGACCTCCTATGTGCCCTCCAGGTCCACCAGGACCCCCTGGCCCGCCTCCACCTGGACAACCTCTTCCTCCTCCTTTGCCTGGACCTCCAAATCGTGGTGAACGCCCTCCTCCTCCTGTTATGTTTCCTGGACAACCTTATGGTCAACCGTCCATAGTCACACTCCCACCTGGTCCACCTCCTCCTGGTTATGGTCCTCCACCTGGTCCACCTCCACCACAACAAGGCCCACCCCCTCCTCCAGGTGCTTTCCCTCCACGTCCTCCAGGTCCTCCTATGGCACTTGGCCCTCCTCCTCACTTACCAGGACCACCTCCAGGTGGACCACCACCAGCTCCACATGTGAATCCAAACTTCTTTCCCCCACCCGGTAATGCTGGTATGACTTCTTCAGATAGTCGGGGACCTCCACCATCCGATCCATATGGTCGACCGCCTCCGTATGAAAGAGGAGACTATGGCCCACCAGGAAG ACTTTCTATATGTTCCAGGGATATGGACGTTGTCCGAACGCCTTTAAGTGAGGCAGAGTTTGAAGAAATAATGAACAGAAACAGAGCAATTTCAAGCAGTGCCATCTCAAGAGCAGTCTCTGATGCCAGTGCTG gtGACTATGGAAGTGCTATTGAAACTTTGGTCACTGCAATTTCTTTGATAAaacagtctaaagtttcagcagaTGATCGTTGCAAAGTTCTGATTAGTTCCTTGCAGGATTGCCTTCATGGAATTGAATCAAAGTCTTATGGTTCAGGATCCAG AAGACGTGAGCGTTCAAGGGAAAGGGACCACAGTAGGTCAAGAGAAAAGAGCAGGCGTCATAAATCCCGTAGTAGAGATCGTCATGATGACTACTATCGGGAAAGAAGTCGGGAGAGGGAGAGACACCGGGATAGAGAGCGGGATCGCGACagggagagggacagagagagagagtatcgTCATCGCTAA
- the cpsf6.S gene encoding cleavage and polyadenylation specificity factor subunit 6 isoform X3 has protein sequence MRKMADGVDHIDIYADVGEEFNQEAEYGAHDQIELYEDVLSPSANNGDAPEDRDYMDNLAASVGDDVVKGSVPNIVYTYTGKRIALYIGNLTWWTTDEDLTDAVHSLGVNDILEIKFFENRANGQSKGFALICVSSESSSKKLMDLLPKREMHGQKPIVTPCNKQFLSQFEMQSRKTTQAGQMSGEGKAGPPGINARLPFPPGGRGRGRFPTSGPGGDRFPGPAGPGGPPPPFSAGMTPPRPPMCPPGPPGPPGPPPPGQPLPPPLPGPPNRGERPPPPVMFPGQPYGQPSIVTLPPGPPPPGYGPPPGPPPPQQGPPPPPGAFPPRPPGPPMALGPPPHLPGPPPGGPPPAPHVNPNFFPPPGNAGMTSSDSRGPPPSDPYGRPPPYERGDYGPPGRLSICSRDMDVVRTPLSEAEFEEIMNRNRAISSSAISRAVSDASAGDYGSAIETLVTAISLIKQSKVSADDRCKVLISSLQDCLHGIESKSYGSGSRRRERSRERDHSRSREKSRRHKSRSRDRHDDYYRERSRERERHRDRERDRDRERDREREYRHR, from the exons ATGCGGAAGATGGCGGACGGAGTGGATCATATCGATATCTACGCAGATGTGGGCGAGGAGTTTAACCAG GAGGCAGAATATGGTGCACATGATCAGATTGAACTTTATGAAGATGTTCTCTCACCATCTGCAAACAATGGAGATGCTCCAGAGGACAGAGACTACATGGATAATCTAGCAGCCTCTGTTGGAGATGATGTAGTGAAAGGATCCGTTCCTAATATTGTGTATACCTATACTGGAAAAAGAATAGCACTGTACATTGGAAATCTAACATGG TGGACAACTGATGAAGACTTGACAGATGCTGTGCATTCTTTGGGTGTTAatgatattttggaaataaaattttttgaaaatcgtgCCAATGGCCAGTCAAAGGG GTTCGCTCTAATATGTGTTAGTTCAGAATCCTCATCAAAAAAGCTTATGGATCTTTTGCCAAAAAGAGAGATGCATGGCCAGAAGCCAATAGTTACACCTTGCAACAAGCAATTCCTTAGTCAGTTTGAAATGCAGTCAAGGAAAA CTACACAGGCTGGCCAAATGTCTGGAGAAGGAAAAGCCGGTCCCCCTGGCATCAATGCTCGTTTACCATTTCCACCGGGTGGCAGAGGGAGGGGCCGCTTCCCAACTTCAGGTCCTGGTGGTGACAGGTTCCCTGGACCTGCTGGACCTGGAGGGCCTCCACCACCTTTTTCAG CAGGAATGACCCCACCAAGACCTCCTATGTGCCCTCCAGGTCCACCAGGACCCCCTGGCCCGCCTCCACCTGGACAACCTCTTCCTCCTCCTTTGCCTGGACCTCCAAATCGTGGTGAACGCCCTCCTCCTCCTGTTATGTTTCCTGGACAACCTTATGGTCAACCGTCCATAGTCACACTCCCACCTGGTCCACCTCCTCCTGGTTATGGTCCTCCACCTGGTCCACCTCCACCACAACAAGGCCCACCCCCTCCTCCAGGTGCTTTCCCTCCACGTCCTCCAGGTCCTCCTATGGCACTTGGCCCTCCTCCTCACTTACCAGGACCACCTCCAGGTGGACCACCACCAGCTCCACATGTGAATCCAAACTTCTTTCCCCCACCCGGTAATGCTGGTATGACTTCTTCAGATAGTCGGGGACCTCCACCATCCGATCCATATGGTCGACCGCCTCCGTATGAAAGAGGAGACTATGGCCCACCAGGAAG ACTTTCTATATGTTCCAGGGATATGGACGTTGTCCGAACGCCTTTAAGTGAGGCAGAGTTTGAAGAAATAATGAACAGAAACAGAGCAATTTCAAGCAGTGCCATCTCAAGAGCAGTCTCTGATGCCAGTGCTG gtGACTATGGAAGTGCTATTGAAACTTTGGTCACTGCAATTTCTTTGATAAaacagtctaaagtttcagcagaTGATCGTTGCAAAGTTCTGATTAGTTCCTTGCAGGATTGCCTTCATGGAATTGAATCAAAGTCTTATGGTTCAGGATCCAG AAGACGTGAGCGTTCAAGGGAAAGGGACCACAGTAGGTCAAGAGAAAAGAGCAGGCGTCATAAATCCCGTAGTAGAGATCGTCATGATGACTACTATCGGGAAAGAAGTCGGGAGAGGGAGAGACACCGGGATAGAGAGCGGGATCGCGACagggagagggacagagagagagagtatcgTCATCGCTAA
- the cpsf6.S gene encoding cleavage and polyadenylation specificity factor subunit 6 isoform X11 translates to MRKMADGVDHIDIYADVGEEFNQEAEYGAHDQIELYEDVLSPSANNGDAPEDRDYMDNLAASVGDDVVKGSVPNIVYTYTGKRIALYIGNLTWWTTDEDLTDAVHSLGVNDILEIKFFENRANGQSKGFALICVSSESSSKKLMDLLPKREMHGQKPIVTPCNKQFLSQFEMQSRKTGMTPPRPPMCPPGPPGPPGPPPPGQPLPPPLPGPPNRGERPPPPVMFPGQPYGQPSIVTLPPGPPPPGYGPPPGPPPPQQGPPPPPGAFPPRPPGPPMALGPPPHLPGPPPGGPPPAPHVNPNFFPPPGNAGMTSSDSRGPPPSDPYGRPPPYERGDYGPPGRLSICSRDMDVVRTPLSEAEFEEIMNRNRAISSSAISRAVSDASAGDYGSAIETLVTAISLIKQSKVSADDRCKVLISSLQDCLHGIESKSYGSGSRRRERSRERDHSRSREKSRRHKSRSRDRHDDYYRERSRERERHRDRERDRDRERDREREYRHR, encoded by the exons ATGCGGAAGATGGCGGACGGAGTGGATCATATCGATATCTACGCAGATGTGGGCGAGGAGTTTAACCAG GAGGCAGAATATGGTGCACATGATCAGATTGAACTTTATGAAGATGTTCTCTCACCATCTGCAAACAATGGAGATGCTCCAGAGGACAGAGACTACATGGATAATCTAGCAGCCTCTGTTGGAGATGATGTAGTGAAAGGATCCGTTCCTAATATTGTGTATACCTATACTGGAAAAAGAATAGCACTGTACATTGGAAATCTAACATGG TGGACAACTGATGAAGACTTGACAGATGCTGTGCATTCTTTGGGTGTTAatgatattttggaaataaaattttttgaaaatcgtgCCAATGGCCAGTCAAAGGG GTTCGCTCTAATATGTGTTAGTTCAGAATCCTCATCAAAAAAGCTTATGGATCTTTTGCCAAAAAGAGAGATGCATGGCCAGAAGCCAATAGTTACACCTTGCAACAAGCAATTCCTTAGTCAGTTTGAAATGCAGTCAAGGAAAA CAGGAATGACCCCACCAAGACCTCCTATGTGCCCTCCAGGTCCACCAGGACCCCCTGGCCCGCCTCCACCTGGACAACCTCTTCCTCCTCCTTTGCCTGGACCTCCAAATCGTGGTGAACGCCCTCCTCCTCCTGTTATGTTTCCTGGACAACCTTATGGTCAACCGTCCATAGTCACACTCCCACCTGGTCCACCTCCTCCTGGTTATGGTCCTCCACCTGGTCCACCTCCACCACAACAAGGCCCACCCCCTCCTCCAGGTGCTTTCCCTCCACGTCCTCCAGGTCCTCCTATGGCACTTGGCCCTCCTCCTCACTTACCAGGACCACCTCCAGGTGGACCACCACCAGCTCCACATGTGAATCCAAACTTCTTTCCCCCACCCGGTAATGCTGGTATGACTTCTTCAGATAGTCGGGGACCTCCACCATCCGATCCATATGGTCGACCGCCTCCGTATGAAAGAGGAGACTATGGCCCACCAGGAAG ACTTTCTATATGTTCCAGGGATATGGACGTTGTCCGAACGCCTTTAAGTGAGGCAGAGTTTGAAGAAATAATGAACAGAAACAGAGCAATTTCAAGCAGTGCCATCTCAAGAGCAGTCTCTGATGCCAGTGCTG gtGACTATGGAAGTGCTATTGAAACTTTGGTCACTGCAATTTCTTTGATAAaacagtctaaagtttcagcagaTGATCGTTGCAAAGTTCTGATTAGTTCCTTGCAGGATTGCCTTCATGGAATTGAATCAAAGTCTTATGGTTCAGGATCCAG AAGACGTGAGCGTTCAAGGGAAAGGGACCACAGTAGGTCAAGAGAAAAGAGCAGGCGTCATAAATCCCGTAGTAGAGATCGTCATGATGACTACTATCGGGAAAGAAGTCGGGAGAGGGAGAGACACCGGGATAGAGAGCGGGATCGCGACagggagagggacagagagagagagtatcgTCATCGCTAA